CGCACCGCTCAAGCGATCATCAACATCGCTCTGATCACCGGAAACATTGGGCGTCCCGGAACGGGAGCCAATAGCATCACCGGTCAATGCAACGCGATGGGCTCGCGGTTGTGGAGCAACACAACCAACCTGTTCGGGCATCATTCCTTCGACAACGATGCGGACCGTCACAAGGTTGCTGAAGCACTCAACATTCCCGTCGAGCAAATCCCTACGACAACCAGTTGGAAGTACGACCGAATCATCGAAGGCATTCGCAACGGCGAGATCAAAGGCCTGTGGGTCGTGGCAACCAATCCGGCACACAGTTGGATTGACCAGGGCGATGTTCGAGAGTTGTTCGATCAATTGGATTTCCTGGTCGTCCAAGACATGTACCAAACAACGGAGACCTGCTCGCACGCGGACTTGATTCTTCCGTCGGCAGGATGGGGCGAAAAAGAAGGCACGTTCATCAACAGCGAACGCCGCTACGGATTGCTCAAAAAGGTTCGCCACGCACCCGGCCAAGCTCTCGCCGATTTTCAAATTTTTCGCGGGATCGCACATCGCTGGGGTCTCGGTGACATGTTCGCCGATTGGTCATCGCCCGAAGCCGCGTTTGAAATCATGCAACGTGCCAGTCGCGATCAGCCCAGCGACATCACGGGCATTCAAGGCTACGAACAAATCGATCGCTGCGGCGGCATCCAGTGGCCATGGTCAGAAGATCATGCGAGCGGAGGATTCGAACCGGAACAACAACGCCGATTATTCGCCGATGGCCAATTCTTCTACGACGACAAACGAGCCCGTTTGATTGTCGATGACGTTACCCCAATGCCAGAACCGTCGGATGGCGATTATCCCGTTGTGTTGCTGACCGGCCGGGGAACCGTCAGCCAATGGCACACACAAACGCGAACTCGCCAAAGCCCACTGCTTCGTTCGCTGTATCCGAACCAACCTTATGTCGAGATGCATCCCAACGACGCGGAAGAACTTGGCATCGAACACGGCGACCTGGTTCGCGTCCGATCACGCCGCGGCCACGCCGACGCGACGGCTTGCCTGACCCACTCGGTCCAGCCCGGACAAGCCTTCATGCCGATGCACTACGAGTGCACCAATCGGCTGACTCTTTCTCACTTTGACCCACACAGTGGCCAACCCAGCTACAAGGACTGTGCGGTACGTATCGCCCCCGTTTTGACAAGCGACCATGACTGACCAACAGGACTCCAAACCGTTTTCTGACGAACAACAGCAATACCTCGCCGGCTTCACCTTCGGCGCCGATGTCGCTCGCGCCGTTCAAGGCCTGCCCGTCATCTCAGGTTCAGGCGGTCAGGGGACAACGCTTGCGATTGGTGCGGGTTCCACGACGGTTGACGGCGAATCGGTGCCAACGGGCCCCGACCGATTCGCTTTCGAAGCCCAATCAGCGGTACTCGCGGCAGGCAAAAAGCTTTCGAAAGAAGAGCAAGCCAAACGTGACAAAAACCCGCTCGACATGTGGGACGAAATGCAGGCTCGCAGCGACGCGGGCGAGTTCCCCAAGAGCACGGACGTGTTCCTGCAAAAGTTCCACGGGCTGTTCTATGTCACGCCGGCTCAAGACAGCTTCATGTGCCGGTTGCGACTTCCCGGTGGTCAGATCCAAGCTTGGCAATTGAGAGGCTTGGCTGATCTGGCAGACCGATCCGCTGGCCCGTACCTGGACCTGACCACTCGCGGCAACATCCAACTGCGTGAGATCCCCGCGGACCAAGCCATGAACATTTTGTTCGGCACCCGCGAGCTGAACATCGTTCCGTTGGGCAGTGGCGGCGACAACATTCGTAATTGCACCAGCAGCGCAATGTCGGGCTTGGACGCGGACGAATTGATCGAAACCCTGCCGCTCGCCAAACGCATGCACCACTACATACTCAACCATCGCGAGATGTACGGGTTGCCTCGCAAGTTCAACATCGCCTTCGAAGGCGGTGGCCGAATTGCATCACTCGAAGACACCAACGACATCGGTTTCAAAGCCGTTCGCGTGCTCGACGAGAACGCGTCGGAGGACTTGCCCGCCGGCGTCTACTTCCAACTTTGTTTGGGTGGCATCACCGGTCACAAAGACTTTGCCCGCTACACCGGCGTGCTGCTTCGCGAAAGTGAATGCGTGGAGGTTGCAGCCGCGATTGTTCGAGTCTTCATCCGAACCGGCGACCGCACCGACCGCAAAAAAGCACGGCTGAAATACGTTCTCGATGACATGGGATTCGAGAAATTCATCGGGGAAGTCGAATCGCAAATGGGCCGAACGCTGACCAAGGTCGATGTGAACCGTTTGACCGTCCAGGATATTGAGGACCGCAGTGCTCACGTCGGTGTGTTCCCGCAAAAACAGCCCGGTTTGAATTCGCTCGGAATCGTCTTCCCCGTCGGGCGGATGACGACCGACCAAGCTCGAGCACTGGCCGATTTGTCGCTCCGCTATTCCAACGGTGACATTCGACTTACCGTTTGGCAAAACCTGATTCTGACCAATATCACCGATGCTGATCTGCCTGCCGTTCAAGCCGGAATCCGCCAGTGCGGCCTCGACTACGAAGCCAACTCTGTGCGAGCCGGCTTGGTCGCCTGCACTGGCAGTGCTGGATGCAAATTCGCCGGTGCACCGACGAAAGCGAATGCCATCGAAATCGCCGAACGTATCGAAAGCGTTCTGACTCTCGACCAACCCATCAACATTCACTTGACCGGTTGTCACCACAGTTGTGCTCAACACTACATCGGTGACATCGGCCTGATCGCTTGCCAAGTCGAAGTCGGCGACGACATGGTCGATGGCTACCACATTTGCCTCGGCGGCGGATGGGGTTCACGCCAAGGAATCGCTCGCGAAATCTACCAGTCGATACCATTCGCCGACGTCCCTGATTTGGTCACCGGCATTCTGGCGGGCTACCAACAGAACCGCGTTGATGCCAACGAGTCATTCAACCAATTCGCCAGCCGACTCAGCGACGACGAACTGAAGGGTTTGGTCGCCACGCCTTCCATCGTTTGCTAACTCCCGTTTTCTGCCTCACGAAAACGACTCACCGAACTTTCGATCATCTCACCACGATTCGATTCATTCCCAGGATTGATCCCGATGTCCAGCTACATTCCAGAAACGGCTCCTTTCAACGAACAACAACGTGCTTGGCTGAACGGCTTTTTCGCAGGTCTAACCGGCATCCAAGAGAACTCCGGCGGCAGCGTTGCCACCGCGATGGCGGCCGGATTGCCGTCCGCTGAAACAGTTGTCGAGGAAGAGGAGGATTTTCCTTGGCACGACGATTCATTGCCGATCGTTGATCGGATGGAACTCGCCGAAGGCAAACCGCTCGAGCGGAAACTGATGGCCGCGATGGCCCAATTGAACTGCGGATCGTGTGGTTACATCTGCCAAACCTACAGCGAAGCGATCGCATCCGGCGAAGAATCCAATGTTTCGCTCTGCAGTCCGGGCGGCAAAGAAACGAAGCAAATGATCAAGAAGTTGATGGCGGAAGCCGGTGACACCCCAAAGCCTTCGAGCAATGGGTCAGCAACCAATGGTGCGGCCACCAACGGCGCCGCCGCGTGGTCTCGGAAGAACCCGTATTCGGCCAACCTGATCGAATCCCGCCCGCTCAACCAAGAGGGTTCTGCCAAAGACACCCGCCACGTCGCCATCGATCTGGCGGGATCGGGAATGAAGTACGAAGTGGGTGATGCACTCGGCATCTACCCCACCAACTGCAGCGATCT
The DNA window shown above is from Rhodopirellula bahusiensis and carries:
- a CDS encoding NirA family protein; amino-acid sequence: MTDQQDSKPFSDEQQQYLAGFTFGADVARAVQGLPVISGSGGQGTTLAIGAGSTTVDGESVPTGPDRFAFEAQSAVLAAGKKLSKEEQAKRDKNPLDMWDEMQARSDAGEFPKSTDVFLQKFHGLFYVTPAQDSFMCRLRLPGGQIQAWQLRGLADLADRSAGPYLDLTTRGNIQLREIPADQAMNILFGTRELNIVPLGSGGDNIRNCTSSAMSGLDADELIETLPLAKRMHHYILNHREMYGLPRKFNIAFEGGGRIASLEDTNDIGFKAVRVLDENASEDLPAGVYFQLCLGGITGHKDFARYTGVLLRESECVEVAAAIVRVFIRTGDRTDRKKARLKYVLDDMGFEKFIGEVESQMGRTLTKVDVNRLTVQDIEDRSAHVGVFPQKQPGLNSLGIVFPVGRMTTDQARALADLSLRYSNGDIRLTVWQNLILTNITDADLPAVQAGIRQCGLDYEANSVRAGLVACTGSAGCKFAGAPTKANAIEIAERIESVLTLDQPINIHLTGCHHSCAQHYIGDIGLIACQVEVGDDMVDGYHICLGGGWGSRQGIAREIYQSIPFADVPDLVTGILAGYQQNRVDANESFNQFASRLSDDELKGLVATPSIVC
- a CDS encoding molybdopterin oxidoreductase family protein, which codes for MSISTKDIRNGVAKGFQLPTLLQRRTGPMTRELILHPGDHGLGMTHDSLAADTTTTATCGYCATGCGLRLHLKDGEAVGLTPETTYPVNLGMACPKGWEALRVLDSPERATQPLLRDDSGKRSPITWDDAFTKFCDGMKKVQAEHGPESIAFLSTGQIACEEMAFLGALARFGMGIRHCDGNTRQCMATAVTAYKESFGFDSPPYTYDDFEQSDCLVFIGANPCIGHPIMWERVLRNPNNPEIIVIDPRRTETAAAATQHLQLRPKNDLALLYAITNELITRDFVDHDFVQNHTQGFDELREHVAQYDLATVCEEAGLGVDDVSHAVEAIGRGRAVSLWWTMGVNQSYQGTRTAQAIINIALITGNIGRPGTGANSITGQCNAMGSRLWSNTTNLFGHHSFDNDADRHKVAEALNIPVEQIPTTTSWKYDRIIEGIRNGEIKGLWVVATNPAHSWIDQGDVRELFDQLDFLVVQDMYQTTETCSHADLILPSAGWGEKEGTFINSERRYGLLKKVRHAPGQALADFQIFRGIAHRWGLGDMFADWSSPEAAFEIMQRASRDQPSDITGIQGYEQIDRCGGIQWPWSEDHASGGFEPEQQRRLFADGQFFYDDKRARLIVDDVTPMPEPSDGDYPVVLLTGRGTVSQWHTQTRTRQSPLLRSLYPNQPYVEMHPNDAEELGIEHGDLVRVRSRRGHADATACLTHSVQPGQAFMPMHYECTNRLTLSHFDPHSGQPSYKDCAVRIAPVLTSDHD